In the genome of Harpia harpyja isolate bHarHar1 chromosome 8, bHarHar1 primary haplotype, whole genome shotgun sequence, the window tttttaaacactaaattATCTGCAGCTAAATactaaaaagcaaacacagacagaaactttcaattaaaaagaaaaaaaagaagaaaatatcccTCTGATACATAAAGTAACAAAACCAACTGCCTCAAAAGTTCCACTGCAATGGAAAAGAGAACATAAGCTAATTTTCTATTTCATGTTTGAAACGATAAAAGCACAGTAGAAATGTAAATTAACAAAACATTCTCACATACCCCCACGCGTTCTAAACCCAAGCAAATTCCAATCACTCCTAATGCTCGAAAGGTTACAGCCAGCTTCTCAATGGAGACACAACTTCAGGGAAGCTGAAACCAACAGTTCAAGTTAGAATTTCACAGAATAATTACTATTACAATCCTGAACAAGATCTTTCAGAACTGTGCGCCTGAAGATGAATATGAACTTAGAGCACCTAAAAATGATCTGGTTCTTGATGTTTCAAGTGTCAATACTCACCAATAACTTCAGCGGCAGTTGCTTAGCACACAGAACTTCAGAAGGTGCTTAAATGCAGACTCAAAAATGTAACTTGAGACACCCCCATCCttaccattatttttaataaagtcttGGCCACATCTCTTTACTACACTTGAATCATGGAAGACCAGATATCCAGAACCACATCCATTCCCCAGACTGTCCCTAGATAAAAAGTGAAGTACTCCGTACTATATGTAACATGCCCACGAAAGCCTACTCAAGCAGGATTAGTTTTTGCTGCCCCATATACTTATTGAGAAATGAGCTGgtgacaaaaagaataaaaacagtaaaaaccctttgttttcttcttgtgccCCAATATTCCATGAACTATGTACAGCAGAACCTTTTTACTTGCACACAGCCAGCACCTACTGGAGTCAGTTTATCTCTCCATCCATGCAGGGTAATGTACACACAAGTCTCACAGTGAAACTGAGGTTTTAGTGTAAGCCACGCTGGCTTTAATTTAAGCTATTAAGAAAGCAAATCAGATTTCtcattcagaaaactgaattttgatttaaaaaagacCTAAATTTAACCACAAACTAGTCTGCATCAGAAAGCTGAATATCAATATTTGGTCCAGTCACTACTGGTATAAGTAACTTATCACTACAGCTATGATGGCATACATTCTCTCTTTCTGTTAAaacatatggaaagaaaatactcTATCAATAAatcatttctaattaaaaaaaaaaaaataaaaagcctgctGACTTGCCATATAGCTCCAAATCCTCACATCTCAACCCAGAACATAATtactacaaaaatattaaaatacacaaGTAGGAGGAGTTTTACACGTTGTTTTAACTTCTATCAATTATTTCAAACGTAGTTTAGGCAAGTAGGTGTTATTTTTAACATAGGAAATTTAGGGTGATTTTGGTCCCTTTGTAAGTGCATTCTTTTGAACTCCCTGAGTACTGTACATTCCTTTTCTACAGCGATTTCTGACTGGAAGATGCTGAATAAAGTGGGTTTGCATTGCTGCATATAAAGTAAAGTCTATTGcttaaagcaaaacacagcagcataaGATTTTACAAAATATGCAGGTGCATGTTTCAGCATTTTGCCTCTACACACCTGAACTAAGTATGAGCCTTCAACTTCTCACCTTAGACTCTAGAAGTGGCTAATTTCACATCATTAAAGATAACCAGAATgtaattactgttattatttatgTCTTGGCAGATAGTTCTTACCAATCTACTGTCAGTAATACCTGCAAGTTAACACAATGGAGTTATTCAAAGCCCTCTTGGACCGCACATCTCGATTCAGGCACTCCGAGGTCAGTAGCTATAGTTGTGtaggttttttttgtaaaagaaagaTAAATGGTACTAAACACCCAACCACCTAACTccacattttcaaaacacagtaGTTCATAGCAGttgataattaaaataataataataataataataataataataaaagattatACCACTTCAACATGAGTACAAAGAAAGTACTCGAAGTATGAGTACAAGCAAAGTACTGAGAATAAACTGTAGTATATCCAGTTCCAAAAATAACTGTGGGTCAAAGCAGTGCTGAGCATTTGCTTAttgacattttccattttcataaaaaagaaaactgggcAGCACATTCAAACATAAAAGAAACTCAGGTAAgatgtatttactttttaaaaaataatttataaaataacaAATTATCAACAGTTCATTACGTAGCATCGATATAAAGAGTTTAAAGTTACTGAATCAATCAGTATATTCTAAAGATAAGATACTTCGATACCAAACGAGGCCTCCAGTTACTTAAGAACTTCAAATTATTTAGCTCATTAAAGGATAGTACTATACCTTAAATTCAACAGATATGGCTGAATCTGTGCACTAGTTAAAATATAATATTGTAACTGCACATAAAAGGATGTATTTATATATAGTTTTTAcagtgtatgcatgtgtatgtatatattcttTACTCACCAACAAACACAATGCAGACAATAGAAGGCAGCATAGAAATAGTGTTttgaatataaaaatgttttgttttcaatttagtAGAAAATGTTCAATTTGCATTTTGGCAGACTTACTGGTACTACtatacaaaaccaggaaaaaggtCATGCAAAGGGGTTAAGATTATTCTTCAATGTAtataagggaaaacaaaaacacctAGTAGATTTGAGAATACTTTGCAATTAATGGGAAAAGCATCCAAAAGAcaacataaaatacagaaatggtttagttttgttattttatacCTGGTTGTACCCTAGTACAGATGATGAGTTTTATTTTGATGCTCAATAAAAACCGAAAATAAAgtctttctttcttccacaaaTATTTCGTTAAACTCAACTGATTTCAGCAGCATAGTGGTATaatggccattaaaaaaaaaaaaaaaaaaaagtattatggacataaaatgttaccaaaaaaataAGCAcactcaaaaatatatttttctttcccctactTACAattgtttgttaaaaaaaccaaagcttttaCAATATCAGACCAACCATTGGCTTTTCCAATAAACTTGCTAAGTACACTCCCTGTACGTCCTATTTCTTTTAAGCATTTAGCAGTTGTTCTTACACACAAGGAACTATCTCCGAAGGAATTcatctggtttgtattttttgaCAGATTAGGTAcagctttttgtatttcattggGTTGTTCATTCTGTTTTAGCTGCAACGTCTAACATGCTCCAAAACATATTCAGGGAAGTGCAAGCTGCAGACTTGTAAGCCATCCAGCTTGCACGGCATCCTTGGATATTCATcttctttccatttgttttcctctggatcAAAGGTGAGAATCGAATCACTGTAATGGCCATTGTAACAAAGGCCTCCAAGAACCATTATCTGTTTGTCCAGAACAGCTACACCATGACCACTCCTACCAATTGGCATAGAAGCCAATATAGTCCATTGATCCGTATCTGGGTCATAAACCTCTGTAGAAGGACAGCCTTGGGATTCAAAGGAGGCCCTCAGGATCACACAGACACCACCAAAGACATAAAGCTTACCATTATAAGAAATCATTTTGTGAAAGCATCTTGCataattcattttgcatttgttctCCCAACAGTTAGTGACCACTTGAGTTCTCCTTGTTCGCTGCTCTACTGTCCCTTCTTTACTGGGATCAAACACACATACTTGCTTAGAAGTTGAAGATGATGTAATTCCACCAGTGATATACAACTTGTTACCAAGCACAGTCCCTTCATGTCCGTATTTATTGACTGGATAGGGATCCACAAATTCCCATTTATCTTCAGTAATATCATACCGTTCAGTTGAGTAAAACGTTTCATCCCTGGTTCTCCCAGCCACTGCATAAACATACCTCCCAATAACTCCAACAGCAAACTCAGAACGTGGAACAGACATGTCTGCCATTCGTAACCAAGTGTTCTGTCTTGGGTCATATCTAAACACTTTGGATGAAGCATGAAACTCACCATCTGGCCCCAGTTCTTCCCCACCTAATAGGAACACAAAGTTATTCACAATGGCAAGGCAGTCTGGTCGTAAAGGTACTTGAGGACCCTCTAGTTCCCACCAGACCCTTGGTTTGTGCAAGAGAAGAATTTTACTGTTTACCATACTGTGTCCTATCATTCCTCTAAATACTGCAGTCTGGGGTTTGGCAGAACGAATTTTGTTCGATTTCATTTCCATCAAAGGCTGTTGGTGAACGCTATGAAAGTAATTCATGGCTTGGTCAACCTCATGTCGCAGCTGCCGGGAGTATCGATAAAACTCTGATGTTTTTACCTATGAATAcatttaaaagatattaaaattcTGACCAAGAGGAAACAATCCAGAAAACCTAAATGACTATGTGTCATTAGAAGATTATTTTACTTAGTTTCATTCAGGCAATCTTGACAGTAATTGCATTTGCGCATAGAGGCTTAAGCTAACACACTGTTATCCAAAATCCAGAAGGCAATTTAGTGATTAACAGCAGTGACTAACATTTTCAGCAGAATACAGAACTTAAGCCGGAATTAGGCACAACTGAAATCCCCAAGTCTAAAACTCATTATTGTTTCTCCCCCAAAAAGCCTCTGTCCATCTTCTGCTTAATCCGTGAGGCACCTAAactaaaaatgcattattttcctggttttgaaaaatattctacaAGCCCATTCTGTGTTTACCAAGGTCTACTCTAGTCTAATTTCTGGTGAATTCTCACAACCAAGCCCAATCAGGTATTCCCAAATGCTAGGCTCTGCTCACAGGGCTATTTTAattggggtggggtgagaagggAAGGTACCCAAACCCCTTCCTTCAGAACACGTGATTGCACTAACCACTCAGCATGATGGTTACCTTATGGTTTCCCCTCTGTGAGTCTCCACATGTTAACAAATGCCTTTAACACAAGAGGAAAACATCTCAACCTACAATCCTTTGGTTGTGCAGTTATGTGGTAAATTGCGGAGGCAGGTTTGAACTCCCACTTCCCAGGTGAGAGTTACAATCTTTGAATTACCACATAACAGTGAAGTGCTTCTTTTCTGTGCCATTTCAATTTGAAAACAGCTATCCCTGCTCAGTTTTATTggagttgggggtggggggaagattgTAAGAATTTACCTTTCCAGGACCCTTCCTGCCATCTAAGCCAATTTAAGTTCCTGAGACAATTCCAAAACACATCCCTGTCTTGAACATTTTAACTAATCTAGCTCCAGGCAGCCCTCAGGTCACCCTGTGATTCTCTTCAAGGAGGCTTAACTCTTCCTGTACAGTCTGGTCTAACACAGCATTCTGATTTACActtctaaaacaaataaaaacccactAGATATTGCCAAATCCACAAATCCTCTATCATATTTGATCCTAAGTTCCCAGTTTCTTTCACATAAAACGGGATTGCTTTCAAACATTTCACATGCCTTTAGTTCTCACTAGCTCCAAAAAGAGAAGCAATGCTCTGAAAAAATGTGAGGCCACTCTGAAATTTCAAAGCGACCACAAGATAACACCAGAAGCTACTATTTTTCAATATCTGTTCCCCCACCTCCTCCTATTCCCTGTCCCAAGTGACAAAAGCCTATACCACCACTTACCTAAGAGCTGGTGGTATGAGTTTTCATGTATATGAAAAGCAATTTGGAAACTAATGTTCTTTATACCTTGTGAATCAGGTAGTTGCTTGTTCCATAAACACACACTATTAAAATTTTGTTAGCTTTCTGTTaatcatttctcttccttctatAGTAATTAAAGACATTCTGCTGTcagataaacattttttaaaaaaatcttttgaattgTTATTATTGGACATGATTTACATGCATTTTGAGATTGTTTTACACACCAGATTTTCAAAAAACACTGAATACTAACCTACCATTGCAAAGCACTGTATAGCTCAAGGGTTATAGTGATTTGATgtttttatttacactttttcttcccctcacttTATTTTGACAAGTTCAACTTATCTTAGCTTGGAAGAAGAGGATGGACACATGCAGATTGTATATATTATTCTTGGGGCAATATCCAACTTCTTTCTACCGTTTTTACCAGGGGTGATTATGGAGCAAAAAGATTTACTTAGGTATAGTGCTTATAAAACACCCACAGTGAGCCCAACTCTTCTGGGGAATAACAGATCTATTTTCTTATTGCAAATAAAGAATATATCATATAAACACAGGAGATCTGCTCATATgctatttgttaaaataaaccATATACCTCGCCTGACTGAAAAGACTGAACATAAATTCCAGAAAATATGCTGGGGGAGGGGTGGCAGGGAgaaccacagcacagaaaaacgGTAAAATATAGAAAGCCTTAAAGgttacaaaaaacaaaacaggaaattaaaatcacaaagaaTTGTGGGTAAGTTACTTTATCCTTAAAAGTAACTTTCAAATTCTAGAACAGCACAACTATTTCACGCATTCCCAAACTGCAGCTGTCAtttttgaaattaaacaaaaagacaAGCGATTTTTGTTCCACCTATATGCATTTCAGGTTTTCTTGGATGATTATGGAAGACAACAGGATCAACATGCAACGTGAAGCATGCCAGCAAAACCTGGCAGAGAtggaaaatgttgggttttttttctttccccctcaacATTTACAACTCTGTCTTTAGATCTAGAAATTGAAATGTCAGCCAGAAACTGGAATTAAAATAAGCCTCATATATCCTTACCACTCTACTCCTTCACATAGCCTAAATCTCACCCCATGAGAGCATGCAAAAGGAAACAAGGAATATCTCTAATTCCAGAGACAAAATCTCAAGACCAGGGAATCAATCTATTAGTAGTTTACTACTACTTATCTTGACAAAGGCACTAACATCAAAGCAAAACCTCAATCTCTTACCTTAAACCAGAAAGACATCAAGAAGCAAATGCAACTACCAGTTATCAACAACTCTTTCAGACTGAAGTTCATGGGGAAGCTATCTACAAGCACAATATTGAAGAGATGAACATGAAAATACGTAAGAACTAGCAATTCTTAAAAtattcaaccccccccccaaaacaaaacagagcgATGGTCTATCTAAATTCTGGTAAGCAAAGGTAGTTGGAAGCTTCCTAGACTTTGCTGTTGAGGAAAAATATTAGTGTTTCTAGCCTTCCACCTTTCACCAGCACAACCTCTGCCATACAGGAGTGGTACCTCTCCTGAGGCTCAAATGATGGTCTAAGATGAATGTTAGGATATGCCTATATGAAAGTACAGACTGCTCACACTTGCtcgatgcaaatgaaaacaaagcaaatatagGTCAGTTTGTCCACTTTCACATTCACACACTGTCTGCATGAAATCTTCCAGAATTATTTGAAAGTCCTATTCAGCTCATAGTAAGGAAAACCCTCCAAACAcctacatttctgaaaaattttacAAAACTTTTAATTACTTATGTGTATAATCAAAAAAGAGAAGCATTAAAATTTAGGTGTTTAGGTATTAAAACACAACTGTAAGTTGTGCATATGTTTTAGTTTTAGTAGATTAAAGAACATGGCCTTCAGCAAGCCTTTTGTGGGAATTGCTGTCTGACACGCAAAATACGCTGAAGGAAATCCCTCAGCATTCAGAAGTATGCTCCTGCCATTACCTTTAAGTAGCAACAAGTAGTTGATCAACAAATATCTAAGTGCTTACCAACAGACTGATTTTCCTGTTTAAGTTCAAATGGAGAAGCTCTAGAAGGAACATGCCCCTAATTACCAACATACTCAATTAGAGAGAATGCTCACAAGTTTCTGCAAAACATCCAGACCAGATGGAAATGTACACTAACCATGATGAACCTTGAAGTAAAACAAATGTGCATTCTTAAGAGTACATCATCAACTCTGAACTggtaagaaaaatacaaatgcttcacagcattttcaaagtaaaaagacTATTCTGTTATCTTGCTGAAGGGTCTCAAAGTTCCAAGTTGGACTTCCTTACCAACCCCAGTTTTACTGTAAAAAAGGAATTTAATCCAAGTGCTAAAGCTTTGCTCATGTGATTTTTTTACATTGGTTCTCCAGGGACGTAGCGCTAGTGTAAGAGCTCCCTGAAGAACTCTTAATGAGAACTACCTCATCGCATCATCTACCAGTCACAGTGGTTCACAGTTGGACTTTTAGCTACACAGACAGGGAACAGcataaacaaaaatcaaacatgTCACTCCATAAAAAAagaagattaagaaaataattaaaaacatccACCTCTCTACTCACCCCCTAGGTAGTCAATACCAAAAGCATCAAGACTTCACCAAAATCACCGCCATCCCTCCAGCCATAGTAAAGTGGAGCTTGaatgcattttctcttcttcattctGAACCAGTGAAACACTCAGTAAAAACTGCTGGCTTTCCAAATTAATGCAGCTATTAATCATTGCCTATTTTTCTGCTGTATTGCAATGCATGCTTTTCTAGTTGCAGCAGCTATGCAAGTTTCAGAATTTTCCATCTATATTCTATGAAAAAGCCAAAAATGTAAGCCATTAGTTTCTAATCTGAGAAGTGATCCACACAAAAGACCAGATGTATGCCATGTTAAGCTTATCATCTTCCCCCCTGCCTTAAAACAATTAAGCAAATTAATAAGCTGCAGGAAGAGCAATGAAATGCAAGGTAAATGTTCTGTAACACAAGTTTGACTTCAGTATatagctttcttcctttttttttccccccatactgctctatttgtatttttgttacttGGGCTTTTAGGAAAAAACTTTCAAAACCATAACGAAAGGCTACTTTTGAAGTGCCCAAACTAAACATCTATTATTTGTACACCTGGTAGCTAAATCTTAACATGTTATTATATGGGGTAGATATTAGCTTGATTCCTTCTGTAGAACtagtaaaaaaaccacagaaaaatctgGATGGCTCATAACATGACTCTATCACATCTAGCCACATAAGCAGAGAACTATTTCAAACGTTATAAAATTGTGCTTACTTAAGTTTTCTAAAACTGCCAATTCTGAATGTGTGATACAACTCAAACTCAACTAATAGGAATACAGAAGCTATGCTACACCTTTTCAATGAATAATGATGGCGTCCGTATCAGACTTCTAGAGAGCAATTCCTTCCTTTtacttgtaaaaaaaattgttattttcctAGAGATTAAGCTGAATCAAAACTAAAGATCCATCAGTTCTATTAACTAGGATCCTTACTATTTTCACATCTACTTATCTCTGCGCATATTCTAAGCACAATTATAAGCCTGTCAACAAACATTATCAAAATGTTAACACGCTTACTCCAAATCAAAATTCAGTCAAATAGAACAAGTCACACATATGTCTCTAAAACAGCAGCAACCACAATTACTTTGCAACCAAACATCAGTATACATAGCATTGCACAAGCTGCTgtacttttccctttttctagCATTGATCATTACTTAGTTACATCCCATAGCCAGTATGAAAACTAGTCAGTACCAGTATAGGGCTTTGAAGGACTATTCTGCAAGTGCTACAAATCACTTAACATTTTTCAGCCTAACCACAGAAAGACAAGATGACATAGCCTCTGTGCAGCAAGGACAATGCCCTCAAATTGAGtattttgctgttcctttttaGAAACTGGCAAGAGAAATTATCACAATCAAGCTGGAATCTAACTCAAATCTAACCTCTGAAATCAGAGTGGAGCCGACAATCTATGTGCCAGAATAGAGATGCTCAGCACATAATAAATACTGCTAGAAAATCTATCCAAGTCAGCAATAACCTTTAGACATAAAAATATCAAGTGCAGCACCTATTTAAGATAAGAGGGACCCACT includes:
- the KLHL15 gene encoding kelch-like protein 15 isoform X1 → MAGDVEGFSSSIHDTSVSAGFRALYEEGLLLDVTLVIEDHQFQAHKALLATQSDYFRIMFTADMRERDQDKIHLKGLTATGFSHVLQFMYYGTIELSMNTVHEILQAAMYVQLIEVVKFCCSFLLAKICLENCAEIMRLLDDFGVNIEGVREKLDSFLLENFVPLMSRPDFLSYLSFEKLMSYLDNDHLSRFPEIELYEAVQAWLRHDRRRWRHTDTIIQNIRFCLMTPSSVFEKVKTSEFYRYSRQLRHEVDQAMNYFHSVHQQPLMEMKSNKIRSAKPQTAVFRGMIGHSMVNSKILLLHKPRVWWELEGPQVPLRPDCLAIVNNFVFLLGGEELGPDGEFHASSKVFRYDPRQNTWLRMADMSVPRSEFAVGVIGRYVYAVAGRTRDETFYSTERYDITEDKWEFVDPYPVNKYGHEGTVLGNKLYITGGITSSSTSKQVCVFDPSKEGTVEQRTRRTQVVTNCWENKCKMNYARCFHKMISYNGKLYVFGGVCVILRASFESQGCPSTEVYDPDTDQWTILASMPIGRSGHGVAVLDKQIMVLGGLCYNGHYSDSILTFDPEENKWKEDEYPRMPCKLDGLQVCSLHFPEYVLEHVRRCS
- the KLHL15 gene encoding kelch-like protein 15 isoform X2, which translates into the protein MAGDVEGFSSSIHDTSVSAGFRALYEEGLLLDVTLVIEDHQFQAHKALLATQSDYFRIMFTADMRERDQDKIHLKGLTATGFSHVLQFMYYGTIELSMNTVHEILQAAMYVQLIEVVKFCCSFLLAKICLENCAEIMRLLDDFGVNIEGVREKLDSFLLENFVPLMSRPDFLSYLSFEKLMSYLDNDHLSRFPEIELYEAVQAWLRHDRRRWRHTDTIIQNIRFCLMTPSSVFEKVKTSEFYRYSRQLRHEVDQAMNYFHSVHQQPLMEMKSNKIRSAKPQTAVFRGMIGHSMVNSKILLLHKPRVWWELEGPQVPLRPDCLAIVNNFVFLLGGEELGPDGEFHASSKVFRYDPRQNTWLRMADMSVPRSEFAVGVIGRYVYAVAGRTRDETFYSTERYDITEDKWEFVDPYPVNKYGHEGTVLGNKLYITGGITSSSTSKQVCVFDPSKEGTVEQRTRRTQVVTNCWENKCKMNYARCFHKMISYNGLK